One part of the Arabidopsis thaliana chromosome 1 sequence genome encodes these proteins:
- a CDS encoding Galactosyltransferase family protein (Galactosyltransferase family protein; FUNCTIONS IN: transferase activity, transferring hexosyl groups, transferase activity, transferring glycosyl groups; INVOLVED IN: pollen exine formation; LOCATED IN: endomembrane system, membrane; EXPRESSED IN: 12 plant structures; EXPRESSED DURING: 4 anthesis, 4 leaf senescence stage, petal differentiation and expansion stage, E expanded cotyledon stage, D bilateral stage; CONTAINS InterPro DOMAIN/s: Glycosyl transferase, family 31 (InterPro:IPR002659); BEST Arabidopsis thaliana protein match is: Galactosyltransferase family protein (TAIR:AT1G32930.1).), producing MRAKAASGKAIIVLCLASFLAGSLFMSRTLSRSYIPEEEDHHLTKHLSKHLEIQKDCDEHKRKLIESKSRDIIGEVSRTHQAVKSLERTMSTLEMELAAARTSDRSSEFWSERSAKNQSRLQKVFAVIGINTAFSSKKRRDSVRQTWMPTGEKLKKIEKEKGIVVRKFGFLFDRFVIGHSATPGGVLDKAIDEEDSEHKDFLRLKHIEGYHQLSTKTRLYFSTATAMYDAEFYVKVDDDVHVNLGMLVTTLARYQSRPRIYIGCMKSGPVLSQKGVKYHEPEFWKFGEEGNKYFRHATGQIYAISKDLATYISTNQGILHRYANEDVSLGAWMLGLEVEHVDERSMCCGTPPDCQWKAQAGNVCAASFDWSCSGICKSVDRMARVHRACAEGDTPLANFRFFV from the exons ATGAGGGCGAAAGCTGCTTCGGGGAAAGCCATAATAGTGCTTTGTCTAGCCAGCTTTCTTGCAGGCTCACTGTTCATGAGTCGAACTTTGAGTCGCTCTTACatacctgaagaagaagatcaccATCTCACAAAGCATTTGTCCAAACATTTAGAGATTCAAAAGGACTGCGATGAACATAAACGC AAATTGATAGAAAGCAAATCCAGAGACATAATAGGAGAAGTATCGAGAACTCACCAAGCAGTAAA ATCATTGGAGAGAACAATGTCAACATTGGAGATGGAGTTAGCAGCAGCACGTACCAGCGATAGAAGCAGTGAGTTCTGGAGCGAACGGTCGGCGAAAAACCAGAGCCGTCTGCAGAAAGTGTTTGCAGTGATAGGCATTAACACAGCATTCAGCAGCAAGAAAAGACGTGACTCGGTGAGACAAACGTGGATGCCAACAGGAGAAAAGCTAAAGAAAatcgagaaagagaaagggatTGTTGTAAG aaagtttggatttttatttgacAGGTTTGTGATAGGACACAGTGCAACACCAGGAGGAGTATTAGATAAAGCcatagatgaagaagattcagagCATAAAGATTTCTTAAGACTAAAACACATTGAAGGATATCACCAACTCTCGACAAAGACAAGACTGTACTTCTCAACAGCAACTGCAATGTATGACGCAGAGTTCTACGTGAAAGTGGATGATGATGTTCATGTCAATTTAGGTATGCTTGTTACAACACTTGCGAGATATCAATCAAGACCAAGGATTTACATTGGATGCATGAAGTCTGGTCCTGTTCTTTCACAAAA AGGAGTGAAGTACCACGAGCCAGAGTTTTGgaaatttggagaagaaggtaACAAATACTTTAGGCATGCAACAGGTCAAATTTACGCAATCTCTAAAGACTTAGCTACATATATCTCCACTAACCA AGGAATACTACACCGGTACGCGAACGAGGATGTGTCGTTAGGAGCATGGATGTTAGGGTTAGAAGTGGAGCATGTGGACGAGAGGTCAATGTGTTGTGGAACTCCACCTGATTGTCAATGGAAAGCACAAGCTGGTAACGTATGTGCTGCGTCGTTCGATTGGTCTTGCAGCGGGATTTGTAAGTCCGTTGACCGGATGGCTCGTGTGCATCGAGCTTGTGCTGAAGGAGACACTCCTCTAGCTAATTTTCGCTTCTTCGTCTGA
- a CDS encoding Galactosyltransferase family protein (Galactosyltransferase family protein; FUNCTIONS IN: transferase activity, transferring hexosyl groups, transferase activity, transferring glycosyl groups; INVOLVED IN: pollen exine formation; LOCATED IN: endomembrane system, membrane; EXPRESSED IN: 12 plant structures; EXPRESSED DURING: 4 anthesis, 4 leaf senescence stage, petal differentiation and expansion stage, E expanded cotyledon stage, D bilateral stage; CONTAINS InterPro DOMAIN/s: Glycosyl transferase, family 31 (InterPro:IPR002659); BEST Arabidopsis thaliana protein match is: Galactosyltransferase family protein (TAIR:AT1G32930.1); Has 1545 Blast hits to 1534 proteins in 98 species: Archae - 0; Bacteria - 0; Metazoa - 942; Fungi - 2; Plants - 571; Viruses - 0; Other Eukaryotes - 30 (source: NCBI BLink).) produces MRAKAASGKAIIVLCLASFLAGSLFMSRTLSRSYIPEEEDHHLTKHLSKHLEIQKDCDEHKRKLIESKSRDIIGEVSRTHQAVKSLERTMSTLEMELAAARTSDRSSEFWSERSAKNQSRLQKVFAVIGINTAFSSKKRRDSVRQTWMPTGEKLKKIEKEKGIVVRFVIGHSATPGGVLDKAIDEEDSEHKDFLRLKHIEGYHQLSTKTRLYFSTATAMYDAEFYVKVDDDVHVNLGMLVTTLARYQSRPRIYIGCMKSGPVLSQKGVKYHEPEFWKFGEEGNKYFRHATGQIYAISKDLATYISTNQGILHRYANEDVSLGAWMLGLEVEHVDERSMCCGTPPDCQWKAQAGNVCAASFDWSCSGICKSVDRMARVHRACAEGDTPLANFRFFV; encoded by the exons ATGAGGGCGAAAGCTGCTTCGGGGAAAGCCATAATAGTGCTTTGTCTAGCCAGCTTTCTTGCAGGCTCACTGTTCATGAGTCGAACTTTGAGTCGCTCTTACatacctgaagaagaagatcaccATCTCACAAAGCATTTGTCCAAACATTTAGAGATTCAAAAGGACTGCGATGAACATAAACGC AAATTGATAGAAAGCAAATCCAGAGACATAATAGGAGAAGTATCGAGAACTCACCAAGCAGTAAA ATCATTGGAGAGAACAATGTCAACATTGGAGATGGAGTTAGCAGCAGCACGTACCAGCGATAGAAGCAGTGAGTTCTGGAGCGAACGGTCGGCGAAAAACCAGAGCCGTCTGCAGAAAGTGTTTGCAGTGATAGGCATTAACACAGCATTCAGCAGCAAGAAAAGACGTGACTCGGTGAGACAAACGTGGATGCCAACAGGAGAAAAGCTAAAGAAAatcgagaaagagaaagggatTGTTGTAAG GTTTGTGATAGGACACAGTGCAACACCAGGAGGAGTATTAGATAAAGCcatagatgaagaagattcagagCATAAAGATTTCTTAAGACTAAAACACATTGAAGGATATCACCAACTCTCGACAAAGACAAGACTGTACTTCTCAACAGCAACTGCAATGTATGACGCAGAGTTCTACGTGAAAGTGGATGATGATGTTCATGTCAATTTAGGTATGCTTGTTACAACACTTGCGAGATATCAATCAAGACCAAGGATTTACATTGGATGCATGAAGTCTGGTCCTGTTCTTTCACAAAA AGGAGTGAAGTACCACGAGCCAGAGTTTTGgaaatttggagaagaaggtaACAAATACTTTAGGCATGCAACAGGTCAAATTTACGCAATCTCTAAAGACTTAGCTACATATATCTCCACTAACCA AGGAATACTACACCGGTACGCGAACGAGGATGTGTCGTTAGGAGCATGGATGTTAGGGTTAGAAGTGGAGCATGTGGACGAGAGGTCAATGTGTTGTGGAACTCCACCTGATTGTCAATGGAAAGCACAAGCTGGTAACGTATGTGCTGCGTCGTTCGATTGGTCTTGCAGCGGGATTTGTAAGTCCGTTGACCGGATGGCTCGTGTGCATCGAGCTTGTGCTGAAGGAGACACTCCTCTAGCTAATTTTCGCTTCTTCGTCTGA
- a CDS encoding Galactosyltransferase family protein: MRAKAASGKAIIVLCLASFLAGSLFMSRTLSRSYIPEEEDHHLTKHLSKHLEIQKDCDEHKRKLIESKSRDIIGEVSRTHQAVKSLERTMSTLEMELAAARTSDRSSEFWSERSAKNQSRLQKVFAVIGINTAFSSKKRRDSVRQTWMPTGEKLKKIEKEKGIVVRFVIGHSATPGGVLDKAIDEEDSEHKDFLRLKHIEGYHQLSTKTRLYFSTATAMYDAEFYVKVDDDVHVNLGMLVTTLARYQSRPRIYIGCMKSGPVLSQKGVKYHEPEFWKFGEEGNKYFRHATGQIYAISKDLATYISTNQ; the protein is encoded by the exons ATGAGGGCGAAAGCTGCTTCGGGGAAAGCCATAATAGTGCTTTGTCTAGCCAGCTTTCTTGCAGGCTCACTGTTCATGAGTCGAACTTTGAGTCGCTCTTACatacctgaagaagaagatcaccATCTCACAAAGCATTTGTCCAAACATTTAGAGATTCAAAAGGACTGCGATGAACATAAACGC AAATTGATAGAAAGCAAATCCAGAGACATAATAGGAGAAGTATCGAGAACTCACCAAGCAGTAAA ATCATTGGAGAGAACAATGTCAACATTGGAGATGGAGTTAGCAGCAGCACGTACCAGCGATAGAAGCAGTGAGTTCTGGAGCGAACGGTCGGCGAAAAACCAGAGCCGTCTGCAGAAAGTGTTTGCAGTGATAGGCATTAACACAGCATTCAGCAGCAAGAAAAGACGTGACTCGGTGAGACAAACGTGGATGCCAACAGGAGAAAAGCTAAAGAAAatcgagaaagagaaagggatTGTTGTAAG GTTTGTGATAGGACACAGTGCAACACCAGGAGGAGTATTAGATAAAGCcatagatgaagaagattcagagCATAAAGATTTCTTAAGACTAAAACACATTGAAGGATATCACCAACTCTCGACAAAGACAAGACTGTACTTCTCAACAGCAACTGCAATGTATGACGCAGAGTTCTACGTGAAAGTGGATGATGATGTTCATGTCAATTTAGGTATGCTTGTTACAACACTTGCGAGATATCAATCAAGACCAAGGATTTACATTGGATGCATGAAGTCTGGTCCTGTTCTTTCACAAAA AGGAGTGAAGTACCACGAGCCAGAGTTTTGgaaatttggagaagaaggtaACAAATACTTTAGGCATGCAACAGGTCAAATTTACGCAATCTCTAAAGACTTAGCTACATATATCTCCACTAACCAGTAA